A single window of Leclercia adecarboxylata DNA harbors:
- the ansA gene encoding asparaginase, which produces MQKKSIYVAYTGGTIGMQRSENGYIPVSGHLQRQLALMPEFHRPEMPDFTIHEYDPLMDSSDMTPEDWQHIADDIKAHYDQYDGFVILHGTDTMAFTASALSFMLENLSKPVIVTGSQIPLAELRSDGQINLLNSLYVAANFPINEVSLFFNNRLYRGNRTTKAHADGFDAFASPNLSPLLEAGIHIRRLGTPPAPHTSGELVVHPITPQPIGVVTIYPGISADVVRNFLRQPVKALILRSYGVGNAPQNGEFLKELQEASSRGIVVVNLTQCMSGKVNMGGYATGNALAQAGVVSGFDMTVEATLTKLHYLLSQDLDVQSIRTAMMQNLRGELTPDE; this is translated from the coding sequence ATGCAAAAGAAATCAATCTATGTAGCCTATACCGGCGGTACCATCGGTATGCAGCGCTCGGAAAATGGCTATATCCCGGTTTCGGGTCATCTGCAGCGCCAGCTGGCGTTAATGCCTGAGTTCCACCGCCCGGAGATGCCGGACTTCACCATCCACGAGTACGATCCGCTGATGGACTCTTCCGACATGACCCCGGAAGACTGGCAACATATCGCCGACGACATCAAGGCGCACTACGATCAATATGATGGCTTCGTGATCCTGCACGGCACCGACACCATGGCGTTTACCGCCTCGGCCCTCTCCTTCATGCTGGAAAACCTCAGCAAACCGGTGATCGTCACCGGCTCGCAGATCCCGCTGGCGGAGCTGCGTTCCGACGGGCAGATCAACCTGCTTAACTCGCTGTACGTGGCGGCCAACTTCCCGATTAATGAAGTGAGCCTGTTCTTCAACAACCGCCTGTATCGCGGCAATCGCACCACCAAAGCGCATGCGGACGGCTTTGATGCTTTTGCCTCACCCAATCTCTCTCCGCTGCTGGAAGCCGGGATCCATATCCGCCGCCTCGGTACCCCGCCCGCGCCGCATACTTCCGGCGAGCTGGTGGTGCACCCGATTACGCCGCAGCCGATTGGCGTGGTGACCATTTATCCGGGTATCTCCGCCGATGTGGTGCGTAATTTCCTGCGTCAGCCGGTAAAAGCGCTGATCCTGCGCTCCTACGGCGTGGGCAACGCCCCGCAAAACGGCGAGTTTCTGAAGGAGCTTCAGGAAGCGAGCAGCCGCGGCATCGTGGTGGTAAACCTGACCCAGTGCATGTCCGGCAAGGTGAACATGGGCGGCTATGCCACCGGTAACGCCCTGGCGCAGGCGGGGGTCGTGAGCGGATTCGACATGACGGTAGAAGCCACCCTGACTAAACTTCACTACTTACTGAGTCAGGATCTGGACGTGCAGTCGATTCGTACGGCGATGATGCAAAACTTGCGTGGCGAACTGACGCCAGACGAATAA
- the sppA gene encoding signal peptide peptidase SppA, which translates to MRTLWRLFAGFFKWTWRLLNFVRNLVMNIFFILILMVCVGVWMHLSANNQAQSAGRGALLLDIAGVVVDKPSTSNRLGVLGRQLFGASSDRLQENSLFDIVDAIRQAKDDRNITGIVLDLKNFAGADQPSMQYIGKALREFRDSGKPVIAVGDNYSQGQYYLASFANKVWLSPQGTVDLHGFATNGLYYKSLLDKLKVTTHVFRVGTYKSAVEPFIRDDMSPAAREADSRWIGELWQHYLATVAANRQIAPEQVFPGAQGVLDGLRKVDGDTAKYALNSKLVDALGSSAEIEKSLTKQFGWSKEDKNYSAISFYDYQAKKPADTGDSIAVVFANGAIMDGEETPGNVGGDTTAAQIRDARLDPKVKAIVLRVNSPGGSVSASEVIRAELSAARAAGKPVVVSMGGMAASGGYWISTPANYIVANPSTLTGSIGIFGVINTVENSLDYLGVHTDGVATSPLADIAITKALPPEVSQMMQLSIENGYKRFISLVADSRKQTPAQIDQIAQGHVWTGQDAKSNGLVDNLGDFDDAVAKAAELAKLKQWHIDFYQDEPTFIDLVMDSFSGSVKAMLPDALQAYLPAPVASAAKAVKAEGDKLAAFNDPQNRYAFCLTCANVR; encoded by the coding sequence ATGCGAACCCTCTGGCGACTGTTTGCCGGCTTTTTTAAATGGACGTGGCGTCTGCTGAATTTCGTCCGAAATCTGGTGATGAACATTTTCTTCATCCTTATTCTGATGGTTTGCGTGGGCGTGTGGATGCACCTCAGCGCCAACAACCAGGCTCAGAGCGCCGGGCGCGGCGCGCTGCTGCTGGATATCGCAGGGGTCGTGGTCGATAAGCCCTCCACCAGCAACCGTCTTGGGGTACTGGGCCGCCAGCTGTTTGGCGCCAGCAGCGACCGTCTGCAGGAAAACTCGCTGTTTGATATCGTCGATGCTATTCGTCAGGCAAAGGATGACCGCAACATCACCGGCATCGTGCTGGATCTGAAGAACTTTGCCGGAGCGGATCAGCCTTCCATGCAGTACATCGGTAAAGCGCTGCGTGAGTTCCGCGACAGCGGCAAACCGGTGATTGCGGTGGGCGATAACTACAGCCAGGGGCAGTACTATCTGGCAAGCTTTGCCAATAAAGTGTGGCTTTCGCCGCAGGGCACCGTCGATCTGCACGGTTTCGCCACCAATGGCCTCTATTACAAATCGCTGCTCGATAAGCTGAAAGTCACGACCCACGTCTTCCGCGTCGGGACCTATAAATCTGCCGTAGAGCCGTTTATCCGCGACGATATGTCTCCTGCCGCCCGTGAAGCGGATAGCCGCTGGATTGGCGAGCTGTGGCAGCACTATCTCGCCACCGTCGCCGCCAACCGCCAGATCGCTCCGGAGCAGGTCTTCCCGGGTGCGCAGGGCGTGCTGGATGGGCTGCGTAAAGTCGATGGCGATACCGCGAAGTATGCGCTGAACAGCAAGCTGGTGGATGCCCTGGGCTCCAGCGCCGAAATTGAAAAGTCCCTGACTAAGCAGTTCGGCTGGAGCAAAGAGGACAAGAACTACAGCGCCATCAGCTTCTATGATTATCAGGCGAAAAAACCGGCCGATACCGGTGACAGCATTGCCGTGGTCTTCGCTAACGGGGCGATCATGGATGGCGAAGAGACGCCGGGCAACGTCGGGGGTGATACCACCGCCGCGCAAATCCGCGATGCGCGTCTCGATCCGAAAGTGAAAGCCATTGTCCTGCGGGTGAACAGCCCGGGCGGCAGCGTCAGCGCATCGGAAGTGATCCGCGCGGAACTGTCAGCGGCCCGCGCCGCCGGTAAACCGGTGGTGGTCTCCATGGGCGGCATGGCGGCATCCGGTGGTTACTGGATCTCGACCCCGGCGAACTACATCGTGGCGAACCCAAGCACCCTGACCGGCTCCATCGGCATCTTCGGCGTCATTAACACCGTAGAGAACAGCCTCGACTATCTGGGCGTGCATACCGACGGCGTGGCGACCTCGCCGCTGGCGGATATTGCCATCACCAAAGCACTGCCGCCGGAAGTGTCACAGATGATGCAGCTCAGCATTGAGAACGGCTATAAGCGCTTTATCAGCCTGGTGGCCGACTCCCGTAAGCAGACCCCGGCGCAGATCGACCAGATTGCCCAGGGCCACGTCTGGACCGGCCAGGATGCGAAATCCAACGGGCTGGTGGATAACCTGGGCGATTTCGATGACGCCGTGGCCAAGGCTGCCGAACTGGCGAAGCTGAAGCAGTGGCATATCGACTTCTATCAGGATGAGCCGACCTTCATCGATTTGGTGATGGACAGCTTCTCCGGCTCGGTCAAAGCCATGCTGCCGGACGCGCTGCAGGCATATCTGCCGGCGCCGGTCGCCTCGGCGGCGAAGGCAGTTAAAGCGGAGGGCGACAAGCTGGCCGCCTTTAACGATCCGCAAAACCGCTACGCGTTCTGCCTCACCTGCGCTAACGTACGTTAA
- a CDS encoding MipA/OmpV family protein: MTKLKLLALGIIVATSVSTAYAENQWSVGAGVGVINSPYKQYDRDFYPVPVVTYEGDNFWFRGLGGGYYLWNDQTDKLSVMAYYDPTHFKPGDSDNYQLRQLDKRKSTMMAGVSWVHNTEYGFLRTALAGDTLDNSNGYIWDLAWLYRYTNGGLTLTPGIGLEYHSENYNDYYYGVSHKESRRSGLNSYDADDGWNPYLELTASYKFAPDWNVYATGRYNRLSDEVKDSPMVDKSWTGLMSVGLTWSF, encoded by the coding sequence GTGACCAAACTCAAACTTCTGGCACTGGGGATTATCGTTGCCACCTCAGTGAGTACAGCATACGCGGAAAATCAGTGGTCAGTTGGTGCTGGTGTCGGCGTAATCAATAGCCCTTATAAACAATATGACCGTGATTTCTATCCGGTTCCGGTTGTCACTTATGAAGGGGATAATTTCTGGTTCCGCGGGCTGGGCGGTGGCTACTATCTTTGGAACGACCAGACCGACAAACTCTCCGTCATGGCCTACTACGACCCAACGCACTTCAAGCCAGGCGATAGCGACAACTACCAGCTTCGTCAGCTCGATAAACGTAAGAGCACCATGATGGCGGGGGTTTCCTGGGTCCATAACACCGAATACGGTTTCCTGCGCACCGCCCTGGCTGGCGATACGCTTGATAACAGTAATGGCTATATCTGGGATCTGGCGTGGTTGTACCGTTACACCAATGGCGGGCTGACGCTGACTCCGGGCATCGGTCTGGAATACCACAGCGAAAACTACAACGACTACTATTATGGCGTGTCCCATAAAGAGTCCCGTCGCAGCGGCCTGAACAGCTATGACGCAGATGATGGCTGGAACCCGTACCTGGAACTGACTGCCAGCTATAAATTTGCTCCTGACTGGAACGTCTACGCCACGGGGCGTTATAACCGCCTGAGCGACGAAGTGAAGGACAGTCCGATGGTCGATAAGTCCTGGACGGGGCTGATGTCGGTGGGTCTGACCTGGAGTTTCTGA
- the pncA gene encoding bifunctional nicotinamidase/pyrazinamidase, which produces MKQRALLLVDLQNDFCAGGALAVAEGDSTVDVANALIEWCKARGEAVVASQDWHPADHGSFASQHSVEPFTQGELDGLPQTFWPDHCVQHTEGAELHPLLNSKAIDAIFQKGENPNIDSYSAFFDNGHRQKTGLDQWLRHHEIVELIVMGLATDYCVKFTVLDALQLGYRVNVITDGCRGVNIQRQDSAQAFMDMAAEGATLYTLADWQETQA; this is translated from the coding sequence ATGAAACAACGTGCCCTGTTACTGGTGGATTTACAGAATGATTTTTGCGCCGGCGGCGCGCTGGCGGTGGCCGAAGGCGACAGCACGGTAGACGTTGCCAACGCCCTGATCGAGTGGTGTAAAGCCCGCGGCGAAGCGGTGGTGGCCAGCCAGGACTGGCATCCGGCAGATCACGGCAGCTTTGCCAGCCAGCACAGCGTCGAGCCCTTCACTCAGGGCGAACTGGATGGCCTGCCGCAAACCTTCTGGCCCGATCACTGTGTGCAGCACACCGAAGGCGCAGAGCTGCATCCCCTGCTCAACAGCAAAGCCATTGACGCCATTTTCCAGAAAGGGGAAAACCCGAACATCGACAGCTACAGCGCCTTCTTTGATAACGGCCACCGGCAGAAAACCGGGCTGGATCAGTGGCTGCGCCATCACGAAATCGTGGAGCTAATCGTGATGGGGTTGGCGACCGATTACTGCGTCAAATTTACCGTGCTGGATGCGTTACAGCTGGGCTACCGGGTGAACGTGATCACCGACGGCTGTCGTGGGGTCAACATTCAGCGCCAGGACAGCGCCCAGGCGTTTATGGATATGGCGGCGGAAGGCGCCACGCTTTATACGCTGGCAGACTGGCAGGAGACGCAGGCCTGA
- the msrB gene encoding peptide-methionine (R)-S-oxide reductase MsrB codes for MSNQQNPDELKKNLTEMQFYVTQNHGTEPPFTGRLLHNKRDGVYHCLVCDAALFNSQSKYDSGCGWPSFYEPVSEEAIHYLKDFSHGMERIEIRCGNCDAHLGHVFPDGPQPTGERFCVNSASLSFTDDQNGDQTKG; via the coding sequence ATGTCGAATCAACAAAACCCCGATGAACTGAAAAAAAACCTCACAGAAATGCAGTTCTACGTGACGCAAAACCACGGTACGGAACCGCCGTTTACCGGGCGTCTGCTGCATAACAAACGGGATGGTGTCTACCACTGCCTGGTGTGTGACGCTGCGCTGTTTAACTCCCAAAGCAAATACGATTCTGGCTGCGGTTGGCCAAGCTTTTATGAACCGGTAAGTGAAGAGGCCATTCACTATCTGAAGGACTTCAGCCATGGTATGGAGCGCATTGAGATTCGCTGTGGAAACTGTGACGCCCATCTCGGTCACGTCTTCCCGGATGGCCCACAGCCGACAGGCGAGCGTTTTTGCGTCAATTCCGCCTCATTAAGCTTCACTGATGACCAGAATGGCGACCAGACGAAAGGCTGA
- a CDS encoding D-hexose-6-phosphate mutarotase: MIKTIFALPVVEQLTPVLSRRQIDDVEVIVIEHPQVKASVALQGAHLLSWQPEGEVEALWLSDITSFKKGAAIRGGVPICWPWFGPATEQGLPSHGFARNLPWTLKAHNEDESGVVLTFELQSDDETRKLWPHDFTLYARFKLGKTCEIELEAHGEFETTSALHTYFNVGDIAAVTVNGLGDSFIDKVDNAKEGKLNDGSQTFPDRTDRVYLNPEACSVIEDTVLNRAIEVIHHHHSNVVGWNPGPALSVSMGDVPDDGYKTFVCVETACVSEPQTATEEKPSRLGQTIHIVKR; the protein is encoded by the coding sequence ATGATTAAAACAATTTTTGCACTTCCGGTAGTCGAACAACTTACCCCTGTGCTTTCCCGCCGTCAGATTGATGATGTCGAAGTCATCGTGATTGAACATCCGCAGGTTAAGGCTTCTGTCGCCCTCCAGGGCGCGCATCTGCTCTCCTGGCAGCCAGAAGGTGAAGTGGAAGCGTTGTGGCTGAGCGACATCACCTCCTTTAAAAAAGGGGCGGCAATCCGCGGCGGCGTACCAATCTGCTGGCCGTGGTTTGGCCCGGCTACCGAACAGGGCCTGCCGTCGCACGGTTTTGCCCGCAACCTGCCGTGGACGCTGAAAGCCCATAACGAAGATGAATCCGGCGTGGTGCTGACCTTTGAACTGCAAAGCGACGACGAGACCCGCAAACTGTGGCCGCACGACTTCACCCTGTACGCCCGCTTCAAGTTAGGTAAAACCTGCGAGATCGAGCTGGAAGCGCACGGTGAATTTGAGACCACCTCTGCCCTGCACACCTACTTCAACGTCGGCGATATCGCTGCCGTAACGGTGAACGGCCTCGGCGATAGCTTTATCGACAAAGTGGATAATGCGAAAGAGGGCAAACTCAACGACGGCTCACAGACATTCCCGGATCGTACTGACCGCGTCTACCTGAACCCGGAAGCCTGCAGCGTCATTGAAGATACCGTGCTGAATCGCGCGATTGAAGTGATCCATCATCATCACAGCAACGTGGTGGGCTGGAACCCGGGCCCGGCGCTGTCAGTGAGCATGGGCGACGTTCCGGACGACGGATATAAGACCTTTGTTTGCGTGGAAACCGCCTGCGTCAGCGAACCGCAAACCGCGACGGAAGAGAAACCTTCCCGTCTGGGACAGACGATTCACATTGTGAAGCGTTAA
- a CDS encoding YeaC family protein: MNIEEMIKGMTPEVYQRLVTAVELGKWADGVALTAEQKENCLQLVMLWQARNNTDAQHMTIDTQGQMVMKSKQQLKEDFGIAPKSIATLKMQ; encoded by the coding sequence ATGAATATTGAAGAGATGATTAAGGGCATGACGCCGGAAGTGTATCAGCGTCTGGTCACGGCAGTGGAGCTAGGGAAATGGGCCGATGGCGTGGCGTTGACCGCCGAGCAGAAAGAGAACTGTCTGCAGTTAGTGATGCTGTGGCAGGCGCGCAATAATACCGATGCGCAGCACATGACCATCGACACCCAGGGTCAGATGGTGATGAAGAGTAAGCAACAGCTGAAAGAGGATTTTGGCATCGCGCCAAAATCGATCGCGACGCTGAAAATGCAGTAA
- a CDS encoding glycoside hydrolase family 18 protein translates to MKRLPLLAALPLLCASVASASSLMSVGYFNGGGDVTAGPGGDINKLDVRQITHLNYSFGLIYNDEKDETNPALKDPNKLHQIWLSPKVAADLALLPVLRKQNPDLKVLLSVGGWGARGFSGAASTKETRAVFIRSAQEIVDKYGLDGIDLDWEFPVNGAWGLVASKPEDRDNFTALLKELRAAFGDKKLVTIAVGANVESPKSWVDVKAVAPLLDYINLMTYDMAYGTQYFNANLYDSSAWPTVAAADKYSVDFVVNNYLAAGLKPQQMNLGIGFYGRVPKRAVEPGIDWSKPDAQKNPATQPYFGAQQIELFKSLGYDLTKDTYVKYNDIVKTLLNDPQKRFTEQWDDQAKVPWLSVKGDDGKALFALSYENPRSVTIKAEYIKEKGLAGAMFWEYGADDNNQLAKQLAESLGIK, encoded by the coding sequence ATGAAACGTTTGCCTTTGCTGGCAGCTTTACCCCTGCTCTGCGCGTCCGTTGCTTCCGCCAGCTCCCTGATGTCGGTGGGCTATTTTAACGGGGGTGGCGACGTCACCGCCGGACCGGGCGGGGATATCAACAAACTCGATGTGCGTCAGATCACCCACCTTAACTACTCGTTTGGCCTTATCTATAACGACGAGAAAGACGAAACCAACCCGGCGCTAAAAGATCCGAACAAACTGCATCAAATCTGGCTCTCCCCAAAAGTCGCCGCCGATCTGGCTTTACTCCCAGTCCTGCGCAAACAAAACCCTGACCTCAAGGTGCTGCTCTCCGTGGGTGGCTGGGGGGCGCGTGGCTTCTCGGGGGCGGCATCGACCAAAGAGACTCGAGCCGTGTTCATCCGCTCAGCTCAGGAAATTGTCGATAAATACGGTCTCGACGGGATTGACCTCGACTGGGAGTTCCCGGTTAACGGCGCATGGGGACTGGTCGCCAGCAAGCCTGAGGACCGGGATAACTTTACTGCCCTGCTGAAAGAGTTGCGTGCTGCATTCGGGGATAAAAAACTGGTGACCATCGCCGTCGGTGCCAATGTGGAGAGCCCGAAAAGTTGGGTAGACGTCAAAGCGGTTGCGCCGTTACTTGATTACATCAACCTGATGACCTACGACATGGCGTACGGCACCCAGTACTTCAACGCCAACTTGTATGACTCCAGCGCCTGGCCCACCGTAGCCGCCGCGGATAAATACAGCGTGGATTTCGTGGTGAACAACTATCTGGCCGCCGGGCTGAAGCCGCAGCAGATGAACCTGGGTATCGGTTTCTATGGCCGGGTACCCAAGCGTGCCGTTGAGCCTGGCATCGACTGGAGCAAGCCGGATGCGCAAAAAAACCCCGCGACTCAGCCTTATTTCGGCGCACAGCAGATCGAGCTGTTCAAATCGCTGGGCTACGATCTGACCAAAGACACCTATGTGAAGTACAACGATATCGTGAAGACGTTATTAAACGATCCGCAAAAACGCTTTACCGAGCAGTGGGACGACCAGGCCAAAGTGCCGTGGCTGTCGGTTAAGGGTGATGATGGCAAGGCGCTGTTTGCCCTGTCGTACGAAAACCCGCGGTCGGTGACCATCAAAGCGGAGTACATCAAAGAGAAAGGTCTGGCCGGGGCGATGTTCTGGGAGTACGGCGCGGATGACAACAACCAGCTGGCGAAGCAGTTAGCCGAGTCGCTGGGGATTAAGTAA
- the gapA gene encoding glyceraldehyde-3-phosphate dehydrogenase, whose protein sequence is MTIKVGINGFGRIGRIVFRAAQERSDIEIVGINDLLDAEYMAYMLKYDSTHGRFNGTVEVKDGHLVVNGKTIRVTAEKDPANLKWNEIGVDVVAEATGIFLTDETARKHITAGAKKVVLTGPSKDNTPMFVKGANFEKYAGQDIVSNASCTTNCLAPLAKVINDNFGIVEGLMTTVHATTATQKTVDGPSHKDWRGGRGAAQNIIPSSTGAAKAVGVVLPELNGKLTGMAFRVPTPNVSVVDLTVRLEKAASYEEIKKAIKAASEGAMKGVLGYTEDDVVSTDFNGEVCTSVFDAKAGIALNDNFVKLVSWYDNETGYSNKVLDLIAHISK, encoded by the coding sequence ATGACTATCAAAGTAGGTATCAACGGTTTTGGCCGTATCGGCCGTATTGTTTTCCGTGCTGCTCAGGAACGTTCTGACATCGAAATCGTTGGTATCAACGATCTGTTAGACGCTGAATACATGGCGTACATGCTGAAGTACGACTCAACTCACGGTCGTTTCAACGGCACCGTTGAAGTGAAAGACGGCCACCTGGTTGTCAACGGCAAAACCATCCGTGTTACTGCTGAAAAAGATCCAGCTAACCTGAAGTGGAACGAAATCGGTGTTGACGTTGTTGCTGAAGCAACCGGTATCTTCCTGACCGACGAAACTGCGCGTAAGCACATCACTGCTGGCGCCAAAAAAGTTGTTCTGACTGGTCCTTCTAAAGACAACACCCCAATGTTCGTTAAAGGCGCTAACTTCGAGAAGTATGCTGGCCAGGACATCGTTTCTAACGCATCCTGCACCACCAACTGCCTGGCGCCACTGGCTAAAGTTATCAACGACAACTTCGGTATCGTTGAAGGCCTGATGACCACCGTTCACGCTACCACCGCTACTCAGAAAACTGTTGATGGCCCGTCTCATAAAGACTGGCGCGGCGGCCGCGGCGCAGCTCAGAACATCATCCCTTCTTCTACCGGTGCTGCTAAAGCAGTTGGCGTAGTTCTGCCAGAGCTGAACGGCAAACTGACTGGTATGGCGTTCCGTGTTCCTACTCCTAACGTATCTGTTGTTGACCTGACCGTTCGTCTGGAAAAAGCAGCAAGCTACGAAGAAATCAAGAAAGCAATCAAAGCGGCTTCTGAAGGCGCAATGAAAGGCGTTCTGGGTTACACCGAAGACGACGTTGTTTCTACCGATTTCAACGGCGAAGTGTGCACTTCCGTGTTCGATGCTAAAGCAGGTATCGCACTGAACGACAACTTCGTGAAACTGGTTTCCTGGTACGACAACGAAACCGGTTACTCTAACAAAGTTCTGGACCTGATCGCTCACATCTCCAAATAA
- the selD gene encoding selenide, water dikinase SelD, whose amino-acid sequence MSEQAIRLTQYSHGAGCGCKISPKVLETILHSEQAKFVDPNLLVGNETRDDAAVYDLGNGTSVISTTDFFMPIVDNPYDFGRIAATNAISDIFAMGGKPIMAIAILGWPINTLAPEIAREVIEGGRFACQQAGIALAGGHSIDAPEPIFGLAVTGVVPTERVKRNSTAEAGCKLFLTKPLGIGVLTTAEKKSLLQPEHKGLATEVMCQMNLAGAAFANIEGVKAMTDVTGFGLLGHLSEVCQGAGVQAQVWYQDVPKLPGVEDYIAQGAVPGGTQRNFASYGHLMGEMHGEWRDLLCDPQTSGGLLLAVTPEAEAEVQATAAEFGITLTAIGELVTARGGRPMIEIR is encoded by the coding sequence ATGAGCGAGCAAGCCATTCGTTTAACGCAATACAGCCATGGAGCCGGTTGCGGTTGTAAAATTTCCCCCAAAGTGCTGGAAACCATTCTGCATAGCGAGCAGGCGAAGTTTGTCGACCCGAACCTGCTTGTGGGTAACGAAACCCGCGACGATGCCGCGGTCTACGATTTAGGTAACGGCACCAGCGTTATCAGCACCACCGATTTCTTTATGCCGATCGTCGATAACCCGTACGACTTTGGACGCATTGCCGCCACCAACGCTATCAGCGACATCTTCGCCATGGGCGGAAAGCCGATCATGGCGATTGCGATCCTCGGCTGGCCAATTAATACCCTGGCCCCGGAGATCGCCCGCGAGGTGATCGAGGGTGGACGCTTCGCCTGCCAGCAGGCGGGGATCGCCCTGGCGGGTGGCCACTCTATTGATGCCCCGGAGCCCATTTTCGGCCTGGCGGTCACCGGTGTGGTACCGACGGAACGCGTTAAACGCAACAGCACCGCCGAAGCGGGCTGCAAGCTGTTCCTCACCAAGCCGCTGGGCATTGGCGTGCTCACCACCGCCGAGAAAAAATCCCTGCTGCAGCCGGAGCACAAAGGGCTGGCAACGGAGGTGATGTGCCAGATGAACCTCGCCGGCGCCGCCTTTGCGAACATTGAGGGCGTGAAGGCAATGACCGACGTCACCGGCTTTGGCCTGCTGGGCCATCTGAGCGAAGTGTGCCAGGGGGCAGGCGTGCAGGCCCAGGTCTGGTATCAGGACGTGCCGAAGCTGCCGGGCGTGGAAGACTATATTGCCCAGGGTGCCGTGCCGGGCGGCACGCAGCGTAACTTCGCCAGCTACGGCCACCTGATGGGCGAGATGCATGGCGAGTGGCGCGATCTGCTGTGCGATCCCCAGACGTCCGGCGGCCTGTTGCTGGCGGTCACGCCGGAGGCAGAAGCCGAAGTCCAGGCGACCGCCGCTGAGTTCGGTATCACCCTGACCGCCATCGGCGAGCTGGTGACCGCCCGCGGCGGCCGTCCGATGATTGAGATCCGTTAA
- a CDS encoding aldo/keto reductase, producing MSEKTVNFGNNIVLPAIGQGTWYMGEKASQRRQEVDALRAGIERGLTLIDTAEMYADGGAEKVVGEAIKGLRDEVFLVSKVYPWNAGGHKGIAACEASLRRLGTEYIDLYLLHWRGNYALDETVRLMETLQQQGKIGRWGVSNLDYADMQELWQVPGGQACAANQVLYHLASRGIEYDLLPWCQQQSMPVMAYCPLAQAGRLRSGLFNHPVVNAIAQEYQITAAQVLLAWVISHRGVVAIPKASSIKHVEENAGALGISLSAEALKQLDAAFPAPEQKTALDMV from the coding sequence ATGAGCGAAAAAACCGTTAACTTTGGCAACAACATCGTCCTTCCGGCCATTGGCCAGGGTACCTGGTACATGGGCGAAAAAGCGAGCCAGCGCCGCCAGGAAGTGGACGCCCTGCGGGCTGGCATTGAGCGCGGGCTGACGCTGATTGATACCGCCGAGATGTATGCCGACGGCGGCGCGGAAAAGGTGGTCGGCGAGGCGATCAAAGGCCTGCGCGACGAGGTGTTTCTGGTCTCCAAAGTCTACCCGTGGAATGCCGGAGGGCACAAAGGGATAGCCGCCTGCGAAGCCAGCCTGCGCCGTCTCGGCACCGAGTATATTGACCTTTATCTGCTGCACTGGCGCGGGAATTACGCCCTGGATGAGACCGTCCGACTAATGGAGACGCTGCAACAGCAGGGGAAAATTGGCCGCTGGGGCGTCTCGAACCTCGACTATGCGGATATGCAGGAGCTTTGGCAGGTGCCAGGCGGACAGGCCTGCGCGGCCAATCAGGTGCTGTACCATCTGGCCTCGCGCGGTATCGAATATGACCTGCTGCCATGGTGTCAGCAGCAGTCGATGCCGGTGATGGCCTATTGCCCGCTGGCGCAGGCCGGGCGGCTACGCTCAGGGCTGTTCAATCATCCGGTAGTGAATGCGATAGCGCAGGAGTACCAGATCACGGCGGCGCAGGTTCTGCTGGCGTGGGTGATAAGTCATCGCGGGGTCGTGGCTATCCCGAAAGCGTCATCCATTAAGCATGTGGAAGAGAATGCGGGCGCGCTGGGCATTTCGCTCTCTGCGGAGGCGTTAAAGCAGCTGGATGCGGCCTTCCCGGCGCCTGAACAGAAAACGGCGTTAGACATGGTGTGA
- a CDS encoding NAD(P)H nitroreductase yields MDALELLVNRRSAARLTEPAPAGEQLDNILRAGMRAPDHGTLQPWHFFIIEGEGRERFSTLLEKGAVAAGQDEKAIEKARNAPFRAPMIIAVVAKCQPQHKVPVWEQEMSAGCAVMAMQMAAVAQGYNGIWRSGALTDSQVVREGLGCGAHDKIVGFLYLGTPQLKASTTVSVPDTGPFVTHF; encoded by the coding sequence ATGGATGCACTCGAACTGCTTGTTAACCGCCGAAGCGCGGCGCGTCTGACCGAGCCCGCCCCGGCAGGCGAACAGCTGGACAACATTCTTCGCGCCGGGATGCGCGCCCCGGATCACGGCACCTTACAGCCGTGGCACTTCTTTATCATAGAGGGTGAAGGACGCGAGCGCTTCAGTACCCTGCTGGAGAAAGGGGCCGTGGCCGCCGGACAGGATGAAAAGGCGATTGAGAAAGCCCGCAACGCGCCGTTCCGCGCGCCGATGATTATCGCCGTGGTCGCCAAATGCCAGCCGCAGCACAAAGTGCCGGTGTGGGAGCAGGAGATGTCTGCCGGCTGTGCGGTAATGGCTATGCAGATGGCTGCCGTCGCCCAGGGTTACAACGGTATCTGGCGCAGTGGCGCGTTAACCGACAGCCAGGTTGTCCGCGAAGGCCTGGGCTGCGGCGCACACGACAAAATCGTCGGTTTCCTCTATCTGGGTACTCCGCAGCTGAAAGCCTCGACCACCGTCTCCGTGCCCGACACCGGGCCGTTTGTCACTCATTTCTGA